One Acidimicrobiia bacterium genomic window carries:
- a CDS encoding long-chain fatty acid--CoA ligase, whose protein sequence is MSVSSDDIARTVAGHTVATRFRDTVREHGARVALRWKEATPAGEEGWGEWTWSDYAERACRLAAALSELGVVKGERVVLMMRNRPQFHIADVATMLLGATPVSIYNSSAPEQVEYLARHCGAVVAIVEDVDYLERVLKVRDELPALGAVVIIEDDGRAPGNVLHWHDLLQRDPIDLDAAASVAEPDDLATIIYTSGTTGPPKGVMLDHANVVWTVESLLGCWEAVPYFSRMVSYLPMAHIAERMVSHYQGIVGVFEVTTCPEPSQVASYLPQVKPEIMFAVPRVWEKIHAGVLALAGADANQQAMLDAALPVGEQESEYRARGEALPADLAAEYNEKAKPVGDFVLGLLGLDQIKAAISGAAPLPVEVLKFFRALGLEMSEIYGLSETSGPMTWTPFRVKVGTVGPPIPGCEVRLADDGEVLARGGNIFRGYLNDAERTAEALDDDGWLHTGDIGVFDDDQYLKIVDRKKELIITAGGKNISPANLESALKSFPLIGQAAVIGDNRPFVSALVVLDPDVAPAWAAKQGVKATSLAELALDPVVLEEVERNVAEANKRFSNVERIKKYTVLGAEWLADSEELTPTMKLKRRGVNTKYTDEIEAMYAR, encoded by the coding sequence ATGAGCGTTTCGAGCGACGACATCGCACGCACGGTGGCAGGGCACACCGTCGCCACCCGCTTCCGTGACACCGTCCGCGAGCACGGCGCGCGCGTCGCGTTGCGGTGGAAGGAAGCCACCCCTGCCGGCGAGGAGGGCTGGGGCGAGTGGACCTGGTCCGACTACGCCGAGCGGGCGTGCCGGCTTGCCGCCGCGCTCTCGGAGCTCGGCGTCGTCAAGGGCGAACGCGTCGTGCTGATGATGCGCAACCGACCCCAGTTCCACATCGCCGACGTCGCCACCATGCTCCTCGGTGCCACTCCTGTGTCGATCTACAACTCCTCGGCACCGGAGCAGGTGGAGTACCTGGCGCGCCATTGCGGCGCGGTTGTGGCCATCGTCGAGGACGTCGACTACCTCGAGCGCGTGCTGAAGGTGCGTGACGAGCTGCCCGCGCTCGGCGCGGTCGTGATCATCGAGGACGACGGGCGCGCCCCCGGTAACGTGCTCCATTGGCACGACCTGTTGCAACGCGACCCGATCGACCTCGACGCCGCCGCGAGCGTCGCCGAACCCGACGACCTCGCAACCATCATCTACACGTCGGGGACGACCGGTCCGCCGAAGGGTGTGATGCTCGACCACGCGAACGTCGTCTGGACCGTCGAGAGCCTGCTGGGCTGCTGGGAGGCCGTGCCGTACTTCAGCCGGATGGTGTCGTACCTGCCGATGGCGCACATCGCGGAGCGCATGGTGTCGCACTACCAGGGGATCGTCGGTGTGTTCGAGGTGACGACCTGCCCGGAGCCGTCACAGGTCGCGTCCTACCTCCCCCAGGTGAAGCCCGAGATCATGTTCGCCGTGCCGCGCGTGTGGGAGAAGATCCACGCCGGCGTGCTCGCGCTCGCGGGTGCCGACGCCAACCAACAAGCGATGCTCGACGCTGCGCTCCCGGTCGGTGAGCAGGAGTCGGAGTACCGGGCGCGCGGCGAGGCACTCCCCGCTGACCTGGCCGCCGAATACAACGAGAAGGCCAAGCCGGTGGGCGACTTCGTGCTCGGCCTGCTGGGTCTCGACCAGATCAAGGCGGCGATCAGCGGCGCGGCGCCGCTCCCCGTCGAGGTGCTGAAGTTCTTCCGCGCGCTGGGCCTGGAGATGTCGGAGATCTACGGGCTCTCGGAGACCTCCGGCCCGATGACGTGGACCCCCTTCCGCGTGAAGGTGGGCACCGTGGGCCCGCCGATCCCCGGTTGCGAGGTTCGGCTGGCCGACGACGGCGAGGTGCTCGCCCGGGGCGGCAACATCTTCCGCGGCTACCTCAACGATGCCGAGCGAACGGCCGAAGCGCTCGACGACGACGGCTGGCTCCACACCGGCGACATCGGTGTGTTCGACGACGACCAGTACCTCAAGATCGTCGACCGTAAGAAGGAGCTGATCATCACCGCGGGCGGCAAGAACATCTCGCCGGCCAACCTGGAATCGGCGCTCAAGTCGTTCCCGCTGATCGGTCAGGCCGCGGTGATCGGCGACAACCGCCCGTTCGTCTCGGCGCTGGTCGTACTCGACCCCGACGTGGCCCCGGCGTGGGCGGCCAAGCAAGGTGTCAAGGCGACGTCGCTTGCCGAGCTCGCGCTTGACCCGGTGGTGCTCGAGGAGGTCGAGCGCAACGTGGCCGAGGCCAACAAGCGCTTCTCGAACGTCGAGCGCATCAAGAAGTACACGGTCCTCGGCGCCGAGTGGCTCGCCGACTCCGAGGAGCTCACGCCGACCATGAAGCTCAAGCGCCGCGGCGTGAACACCAAGTACACCGACGAGATCGAGGCGATGTACGCGCGCTAG
- a CDS encoding metallophosphoesterase translates to MTAPANAELFAVGPDEAFVTFTTRAGESVTTRVGAREVTTTGAWHVVRVDGLAPDHEYTLDVEGAPATENLPASFRTLACPAGRLLATIATANDVHFGEVECGHLGPPHEDIGPFFSVAPDEPPYPETMNRAVVGEMRALDPDVVVVKGDLTSVGSADEYAAFLAMYGTLGDRMHHVRGNHDAMRDPTMAIEDAPYAVELEGITLAVLDTVIPGTDGGQLSADQVQWLDDLASETADPVLVFGHHYLWDLASPTRNPHTFGINPDDSEALAGVVTRRENIAGYFAGHTHRNRIRRFPAVRDVPFAEIGCTKDYPGAWAEYRIHQGGYTQVVRRATEPAAFAWAEQTRGMFAGLYTEYALGHLDNRCFTQHF, encoded by the coding sequence ATGACGGCGCCGGCCAACGCCGAGCTCTTCGCGGTCGGCCCTGACGAGGCCTTCGTCACCTTCACTACCAGGGCGGGTGAATCGGTCACGACGCGAGTAGGAGCCCGGGAGGTCACCACAACAGGTGCGTGGCATGTCGTGCGCGTCGACGGTCTCGCTCCTGACCACGAGTACACGCTCGACGTCGAGGGCGCGCCCGCCACTGAGAACCTGCCCGCATCGTTTCGCACCTTGGCGTGTCCTGCTGGTCGGCTCCTCGCGACGATCGCCACGGCCAACGACGTCCACTTCGGCGAAGTCGAGTGCGGGCACCTTGGGCCGCCGCACGAAGACATCGGCCCGTTCTTCTCCGTCGCGCCCGATGAGCCGCCGTATCCCGAGACGATGAACCGAGCCGTCGTAGGCGAGATGCGAGCGCTCGATCCCGACGTGGTCGTGGTGAAGGGTGACCTCACGAGCGTCGGCTCCGCTGACGAGTACGCCGCGTTCCTCGCGATGTACGGCACGTTGGGCGATCGGATGCACCACGTGCGCGGCAACCACGACGCCATGCGCGACCCCACGATGGCGATCGAGGACGCACCGTACGCGGTAGAGCTGGAGGGCATCACGCTCGCGGTGCTCGACACCGTGATCCCGGGAACCGACGGCGGCCAGCTGAGCGCCGATCAGGTGCAGTGGCTCGACGACCTCGCGAGCGAAACCGCGGACCCGGTGTTGGTGTTCGGCCACCACTACCTCTGGGACCTCGCATCGCCCACGCGCAACCCACACACGTTCGGCATCAACCCGGACGACAGCGAGGCGCTCGCTGGCGTCGTCACCCGTCGCGAGAACATCGCCGGGTACTTCGCCGGTCACACACACCGCAACCGGATCCGTCGCTTCCCCGCGGTGCGCGACGTCCCGTTCGCCGAGATCGGGTGCACCAAGGACTATCCGGGGGCGTGGGCTGAGTACCGGATCCACCAAGGCGGCTACACGCAGGTGGTGCGGCGGGCCACCGAGCCCGCGGCCTTCGCCTGGGCCGAGCAGACCCGCGGCATGTTCGCCGGCCTCTACACCGAGTATGCCCTCGGCCACCTCGACAACCGCTGCTTCACCCAGCACTTCTGA
- the mce gene encoding methylmalonyl-CoA epimerase → MAPEPGVSVLTEIDHVAIAVNDLEAAIEYYQDTFGCQVAHREVVERDGVEEALLKVADSYVQLLTPVRDDSPVAKYLEKRGEGIHHVGYRVSDCAAALERVKAQGHKVIDEAPRPGSRGTTVAFVHPKTAFGTLIELVQE, encoded by the coding sequence ATGGCGCCTGAACCCGGCGTCTCGGTGCTCACCGAGATCGACCACGTGGCGATCGCGGTCAACGATCTCGAGGCGGCGATCGAGTACTACCAAGACACGTTCGGGTGTCAGGTTGCGCACCGCGAGGTGGTCGAGCGCGACGGGGTCGAGGAAGCGTTGCTGAAGGTGGCCGACTCGTACGTGCAGCTCCTCACGCCCGTGCGCGACGACTCGCCGGTCGCCAAGTACCTCGAGAAGCGGGGCGAGGGCATCCACCATGTGGGATACCGCGTCAGCGATTGCGCCGCGGCCCTCGAGCGGGTGAAGGCCCAGGGCCACAAGGTCATCGACGAGGCACCGCGCCCCGGCAGCCGGGGGACCACGGTCGCCTTCGTGCACCCCAAGACCGCGTTCGGCACCCTCATCGAGCTGGTGCAGGAGTAG
- a CDS encoding protein meaA has protein sequence MTEREQPWMMRTYSGHSSARASNELYRTNLAKGQTGLSVAFDLPTQTGYDPDHILARGEVGKVGVPVPNLGEMRTLFDGIPLDEMNTSMTINATAMWLLGMYLALAEEQRVDPGALAGTTQNDIVKEYLSRGTYIFGPIPSRRLTVDVICHTVRNVPKWNPINVCSYHLQEAGATPVQEIAYALATAVGVLDAVRESGQIPADEMPEVVGRISFFVNSGIRFVEETCKVRAFSRLWEHLVAERYGVTDEKLRRFRYGVQVNSLGLTEKQPENNVQRIVLETLGVTLSKDARARAIQLPTWNEALGLPRPWDQQWSLRIQQVLAFETDLLEYGDIFDGSKVIEAKTTELAGAAEAELAWVLDGGGAFEMTEAMKGRLVQSHAERVRKIESGELEVIGVNCFQETAASPLVTEDAEHILVVDPAAEAEQIERLEQWRRDRDGDAVAKAMDRLRETAATDENLMPATMELARAGGTVGEWSDALRAEFGEYRAPTGIGGVAVAPSDALVVVRTRAQQAAKELGGPLRMLVGKPGLDGHSNGAEQIAVAARDAGFEVVYQGIRLTPAQIAAAARDEDVDVVGLSILSGSHLELVPETVRLIREAGSDAPVVVGGIIPDADRPTLERAGVAAVYTPKDYKTSAIIADIVELAIEHRKRLARTA, from the coding sequence ATGACGGAGCGTGAGCAGCCGTGGATGATGCGGACGTACTCGGGCCACTCCTCGGCTCGGGCGTCGAACGAGCTGTACCGCACGAACCTGGCCAAGGGGCAGACCGGCCTGTCAGTGGCCTTCGACCTCCCGACGCAGACCGGCTACGACCCCGACCACATCCTCGCCCGCGGCGAGGTCGGCAAGGTCGGCGTGCCCGTCCCAAACCTCGGCGAGATGCGCACGCTCTTCGACGGGATTCCGCTCGACGAGATGAACACGTCGATGACGATCAACGCCACCGCGATGTGGCTCCTCGGCATGTACCTCGCGCTGGCCGAGGAGCAGCGGGTCGACCCGGGCGCGCTGGCCGGGACCACCCAGAACGACATCGTCAAGGAGTACTTGAGCCGCGGCACGTACATCTTCGGCCCGATCCCGTCCCGCCGGCTGACCGTCGACGTGATCTGCCACACGGTGCGCAACGTGCCGAAGTGGAACCCGATCAACGTGTGCTCGTACCACTTGCAGGAAGCTGGCGCGACGCCGGTCCAGGAGATCGCGTACGCGCTCGCCACCGCTGTTGGCGTGCTGGACGCGGTGCGCGAGTCCGGTCAGATCCCCGCCGACGAGATGCCCGAGGTCGTCGGCCGAATCTCCTTCTTCGTGAACTCGGGCATCCGCTTCGTCGAAGAGACGTGCAAGGTGCGCGCGTTCTCGCGGCTCTGGGAGCACCTCGTTGCCGAGCGCTATGGCGTGACGGACGAGAAGCTGCGGCGGTTCCGCTACGGCGTGCAGGTGAACTCCCTCGGACTCACCGAGAAGCAGCCGGAGAACAACGTGCAGCGCATCGTGCTGGAGACGCTGGGCGTCACGCTCTCGAAGGACGCGCGGGCGCGAGCCATCCAGCTGCCCACGTGGAACGAGGCGCTGGGTCTGCCGCGCCCCTGGGATCAGCAGTGGTCGCTGCGCATCCAGCAGGTGCTCGCGTTCGAGACCGACCTGCTCGAGTACGGCGACATCTTCGACGGATCGAAGGTGATCGAGGCCAAGACCACCGAGCTTGCCGGCGCCGCGGAGGCGGAGCTGGCGTGGGTGCTCGACGGCGGCGGCGCGTTCGAGATGACCGAGGCCATGAAGGGCCGCCTCGTGCAGAGCCACGCCGAGCGCGTGCGCAAGATCGAGTCGGGCGAGCTCGAGGTCATCGGCGTCAACTGCTTCCAGGAGACGGCGGCATCGCCACTCGTGACCGAGGACGCCGAGCACATCCTCGTGGTCGACCCTGCCGCCGAGGCCGAGCAGATCGAACGGCTCGAGCAGTGGCGGCGTGATCGTGACGGCGACGCCGTCGCCAAGGCGATGGACCGCCTGCGGGAGACCGCGGCGACCGACGAGAACCTGATGCCGGCAACGATGGAGCTCGCCCGCGCCGGCGGGACGGTCGGTGAGTGGTCCGACGCGCTGCGGGCGGAGTTCGGCGAGTACCGCGCGCCTACGGGCATCGGTGGGGTCGCCGTCGCGCCGAGCGACGCGCTCGTCGTCGTGCGCACGCGCGCGCAGCAGGCCGCGAAGGAACTCGGTGGTCCGCTTCGGATGCTCGTGGGCAAGCCCGGCCTCGACGGTCACTCCAACGGTGCGGAGCAGATCGCGGTGGCTGCGCGCGACGCGGGCTTCGAGGTCGTGTACCAGGGCATCCGGCTCACCCCGGCGCAGATCGCCGCGGCCGCGCGCGACGAAGATGTGGATGTCGTCGGCCTGTCGATCCTCTCCGGCTCGCACCTCGAGCTCGTGCCCGAGACCGTGCGGCTGATCCGTGAGGCGGGTTCCGACGCGCCGGTGGTCGTGGGCGGGATCATCCCCGACGCGGATCGACCGACCCTCGAACGGGCGGGCGTGGCGGCCGTCTACACGCCGAAGGACTACAAGACCTCGGCGATCATCGCCGACATCGTCGAGCTCGCCATCGAGCATCGGAAACGCTTGGCCCGGACGGCCTGA
- a CDS encoding acyl-CoA carboxylase subunit beta, which yields MAVEESEIQEQAEAEALHGDPGAGVTPGAPHPIEERLEQLAALREEALHAGSPAAVQRQHERGKLTARERLEKLLDEGSFVELDMLSRHRAHGFGIEQTRPLTDGVVTGWGTIDGRKVFVFAQDFTVFGGALGEVFAEKIHKVMDLAESVGAPMIGLNDGAGARIQEGVVSLDAYGGIFFRNVKASGVIPQVSVILGPCAGGAVYSPAITDFVFMVKGSSHMFITGPDVVKTVTGEDVTQEELGGAMTHASKSGVATFVADDEDTALTQVRYLLSFLPSNNLEEPPYFEPTDDPERRCEDIVGLIPDAPNKPYDIKAVIHEIVDDGDFFEVHALWAQNIVCGFARIDGYSVGIVGNQPQVLAGTLDIDASEKAARFVRLCDAFNVPLVTFVDVPGFLPGTDQEYGGIIRHGAKLLYAYCEATVPRVQIITRKAYGGAYVVMNSKSIGADLAFAWPSAEVAVMGPQGAVNIIFRKEIETSADPETRRAELIEEYTERFANPYIAAERGYVDDVIDPRDTRRVLARSLAMLRTKREQLPQRKHGNLPL from the coding sequence ATGGCGGTCGAAGAGTCCGAGATCCAGGAGCAAGCCGAGGCCGAGGCGCTGCACGGTGACCCCGGTGCCGGTGTCACGCCCGGCGCTCCCCACCCCATCGAGGAGCGGCTCGAGCAGCTCGCCGCCCTCCGCGAGGAAGCGCTGCACGCCGGGAGCCCCGCGGCCGTCCAGCGCCAGCACGAACGCGGCAAGCTCACCGCGCGCGAGCGCCTGGAGAAGCTGCTCGACGAGGGCTCGTTCGTAGAGCTCGACATGCTCTCGCGCCACCGGGCGCACGGGTTCGGCATCGAGCAGACCCGCCCCCTCACCGATGGCGTCGTCACCGGATGGGGCACGATCGACGGTCGCAAGGTGTTCGTGTTCGCCCAGGACTTCACCGTGTTCGGCGGTGCCCTCGGCGAGGTGTTCGCCGAGAAGATCCACAAGGTGATGGACCTCGCAGAATCGGTGGGTGCGCCGATGATCGGGCTCAACGACGGCGCCGGTGCCCGCATCCAAGAGGGCGTCGTCTCGCTCGACGCCTACGGCGGGATCTTCTTCCGCAACGTGAAGGCATCGGGCGTCATCCCGCAGGTGAGTGTGATCCTCGGGCCGTGTGCGGGCGGTGCGGTGTACTCGCCCGCGATCACCGACTTCGTCTTCATGGTCAAGGGCTCGTCGCACATGTTCATCACCGGGCCCGACGTGGTGAAGACCGTGACCGGTGAGGACGTGACACAAGAGGAGCTCGGCGGCGCGATGACGCACGCGTCCAAGTCGGGTGTCGCGACCTTCGTCGCCGACGACGAGGACACCGCGCTCACGCAGGTGCGCTACCTCCTCTCCTTCCTGCCCTCGAACAACCTCGAAGAGCCTCCCTACTTCGAGCCCACCGACGACCCCGAGCGCCGCTGCGAAGACATCGTCGGGCTCATCCCCGATGCGCCGAACAAGCCGTACGACATCAAGGCCGTGATCCACGAGATCGTCGACGATGGCGACTTCTTTGAAGTGCACGCGCTCTGGGCGCAGAACATCGTGTGCGGGTTTGCCCGAATCGACGGGTACTCCGTCGGGATCGTCGGCAATCAGCCCCAAGTGCTCGCGGGAACGCTCGACATCGACGCGTCGGAGAAGGCGGCCCGCTTCGTGCGCTTGTGCGACGCGTTCAACGTGCCGCTGGTGACGTTCGTCGACGTGCCCGGCTTTCTTCCTGGCACCGACCAGGAGTACGGCGGGATCATTCGCCACGGCGCCAAGCTGCTGTACGCGTACTGCGAAGCGACCGTTCCCCGGGTGCAGATCATCACCCGCAAGGCGTACGGCGGCGCGTACGTCGTCATGAACTCCAAGTCGATCGGTGCCGACCTGGCCTTCGCCTGGCCGTCGGCCGAAGTTGCGGTGATGGGTCCCCAGGGTGCGGTGAACATCATCTTCCGCAAGGAGATCGAGACCTCCGCCGACCCCGAGACGCGCCGTGCCGAGCTCATCGAGGAGTACACGGAGCGTTTCGCGAACCCGTACATCGCGGCTGAGCGTGGCTATGTGGACGACGTCATCGATCCCCGCGACACGCGTCGGGTGCTTGCCCGGTCGCTCGCCATGCTCCGCACCAAGCGCGAGCAGCTGCCGCAGCGCAAGCACGGCAACCTGCCTCTCTGA
- a CDS encoding acetyl-CoA C-acetyltransferase — MPGSVIVSSARTPIGKLSGALAPMSAMDLGGIAIKAALERGGVGPEQVDYVVMGQVLQAGQGQITARQAAAKAGIPMTVPAITINKVCLSGINAIYLADQMVQAGDAEVVVCGGMESMTNSPYLLPNARAGYRMGNSEVLDSLIQDGLWCAFDAVHMGSGTERYCGEFGGLTRELMDDAAAKSHDRAAAAAKEGRLAEEIAPVALPQRKGDPILVEVDEGVRPGTTTESLAALRPAFDKEGTITAGNASQISDGAAALVVTSTEKAAELGVTPIAELVSFGMVAGPDTSLLTQPSRAIKRALEQIDKPVSSLDLFELNEAFAAVGLASMRDLGITDDVVNVNGGAIALGHPIGMSGARIVITLVNELRRRGGSLGAAALCGGGGQGDAAVVRAL, encoded by the coding sequence ATGCCCGGCTCTGTGATCGTCTCGTCGGCTCGCACGCCGATTGGCAAACTGTCCGGCGCGCTCGCGCCGATGAGCGCGATGGACCTCGGCGGAATCGCTATCAAAGCCGCGCTCGAGCGCGGCGGCGTCGGACCCGAGCAGGTCGACTATGTGGTCATGGGCCAGGTGCTCCAGGCAGGACAGGGGCAGATCACCGCGCGCCAAGCCGCGGCGAAGGCGGGCATCCCGATGACCGTTCCCGCGATCACGATCAACAAGGTGTGCTTGTCCGGTATCAACGCCATCTACCTCGCCGACCAGATGGTGCAGGCCGGCGACGCAGAAGTCGTCGTCTGCGGTGGCATGGAGTCGATGACCAACTCGCCGTACCTGCTCCCGAACGCGCGCGCGGGTTACCGCATGGGCAACTCGGAGGTGCTCGACTCGCTCATCCAGGACGGCCTGTGGTGCGCGTTCGACGCCGTGCACATGGGTTCGGGCACGGAGCGTTACTGCGGCGAGTTCGGAGGACTCACTCGCGAGCTCATGGACGACGCCGCGGCCAAGAGCCACGATCGTGCCGCAGCCGCGGCCAAGGAAGGGCGTCTGGCCGAGGAGATCGCCCCCGTCGCACTCCCCCAGCGCAAGGGCGACCCAATCCTCGTGGAGGTCGACGAGGGCGTCCGCCCAGGCACCACCACGGAGTCACTCGCCGCGCTCAGGCCGGCCTTCGACAAGGAAGGCACGATCACCGCCGGCAACGCGTCGCAGATCTCGGACGGCGCGGCGGCACTGGTGGTCACGAGCACCGAAAAGGCCGCCGAGCTGGGCGTCACCCCCATCGCCGAGCTCGTGAGCTTCGGCATGGTGGCCGGCCCCGACACCTCGCTCCTCACCCAGCCGTCGCGGGCAATCAAGCGTGCGCTCGAGCAGATCGACAAGCCAGTCTCGAGCCTCGACCTCTTCGAGCTGAACGAAGCGTTCGCCGCGGTGGGCCTGGCATCCATGCGTGATCTCGGGATCACCGACGACGTCGTCAACGTCAACGGCGGCGCGATCGCGCTCGGCCACCCAATTGGCATGTCCGGGGCGCGCATCGTGATCACGCTCGTGAACGAGCTGCGCCGTCGCGGCGGATCACTCGGCGCGGCGGCGCTGTGCGGCGGTGGTGGGCAGGGCGACGCCGCAGTCGTGCGCGCGCTGTAA
- the ccrA gene encoding crotonyl-CoA carboxylase/reductase: MSTEIDAIRTAILQGAPGEEIGAIPLPSSFRAAVVRADEQEMFADMPSEEKDPRKSVHVDDVALPELAPDEAYVAVMASSINFNTVWTSIFEPLPTFQFLARLAKESVWGARHDQPFHVIGSDATGVVLRVGSAVRNWKPGDSVCVHSNYVDDQDPAAHDDAMLAPNQRIWGFESNYGGLAEIAVAKVNQLMPKPSHLTWEEAAVNPLCNSTSYRMIVSPNGSHMTQGQTVLVWGATGGIGAYAVQYVLNGGGTPVGVVSSPDKAALLHEMGCEHVIDRKAEDFKFWKDEHTQDAGEWRRLGKRIRELTGNDPDIVFEHPGRQTMGASVFVAKRGGMIITCAATSGFNIEFDNRYLWMNLKTLKGCHYANYREAWEANRLVCDGRIHPALSKVFTLDNTGEAAYQVHHNLHEGKLGILALAPEEGLGVTNPEMREKLLPQITLFRRHGA; encoded by the coding sequence ATGAGCACCGAGATCGACGCCATCCGCACCGCGATTCTCCAGGGCGCCCCAGGCGAGGAGATCGGAGCGATCCCGCTTCCGTCTTCATTCCGGGCCGCGGTGGTCCGAGCTGACGAGCAAGAGATGTTCGCCGACATGCCGTCGGAAGAGAAGGACCCGCGCAAGTCGGTGCATGTCGACGATGTCGCACTGCCCGAGCTGGCACCCGACGAGGCGTACGTGGCGGTCATGGCGTCGTCGATCAACTTCAACACAGTGTGGACGTCGATCTTCGAGCCGCTCCCCACGTTCCAGTTCCTCGCGCGCCTCGCGAAGGAGAGCGTGTGGGGTGCGCGCCACGACCAGCCGTTCCATGTGATCGGTTCCGACGCAACCGGCGTGGTCCTGCGCGTCGGCTCGGCGGTTCGCAACTGGAAGCCGGGCGACAGCGTCTGCGTTCACAGCAACTACGTCGACGACCAGGACCCGGCCGCGCACGACGACGCGATGCTCGCCCCCAATCAGCGCATCTGGGGCTTCGAGTCCAACTACGGCGGCCTCGCTGAGATTGCGGTCGCCAAGGTCAACCAGCTGATGCCGAAGCCCTCCCACCTCACGTGGGAGGAGGCGGCCGTCAACCCCCTCTGCAACTCGACGAGCTATCGCATGATCGTGAGCCCCAACGGTTCGCACATGACCCAGGGTCAGACGGTGCTGGTATGGGGTGCCACCGGCGGGATCGGGGCCTATGCCGTGCAGTACGTGCTGAACGGCGGCGGCACGCCGGTGGGTGTGGTCTCGTCCCCCGACAAGGCCGCGCTGCTCCACGAGATGGGTTGCGAGCACGTCATCGATCGGAAGGCCGAGGACTTCAAGTTCTGGAAGGACGAGCACACACAGGATGCCGGGGAGTGGCGTCGCCTCGGCAAGAGGATCAGAGAGCTCACGGGCAACGACCCCGACATCGTCTTCGAGCATCCCGGTCGCCAAACGATGGGTGCGTCGGTGTTCGTCGCCAAGCGGGGCGGCATGATCATCACGTGCGCCGCCACCAGCGGCTTCAACATTGAGTTCGACAACCGCTATCTCTGGATGAACCTGAAGACGCTCAAGGGCTGCCACTACGCCAACTACCGCGAGGCATGGGAAGCCAACCGGCTCGTGTGTGACGGGCGCATCCACCCCGCGCTCTCGAAGGTGTTCACGCTCGACAACACCGGCGAGGCCGCGTACCAGGTGCACCACAACCTGCACGAGGGCAAGCTCGGCATCCTCGCGCTCGCGCCGGAGGAGGGCCTCGGCGTGACCAACCCCGAGATGCGCGAGAAGTTGCTGCCCCAGATCACCCTCTTCCGTCGCCATGGCGCCTGA
- a CDS encoding CAP domain-containing protein → MSVRRAHAVIFLVVAVLVAAGCRPKAAPAPPPPVVHQSSSATIQAVFNAHENLTGFDYQPDVGASMAAQWVANVNASSSACGPLLHSSGAQLLAWYPGGGGENLFCWYLPSGCATGQTAANAAVNAWIASPPHFSVMQQFRNRYLGVGASCRNGTTLFVVAHFRY, encoded by the coding sequence ATGAGCGTGCGACGCGCACACGCAGTCATCTTCCTGGTCGTGGCCGTGCTGGTCGCAGCCGGGTGCCGACCGAAGGCTGCCCCTGCGCCCCCACCCCCGGTGGTCCACCAGAGCTCGTCCGCCACGATCCAGGCGGTCTTCAACGCCCACGAGAACCTCACGGGCTTCGACTACCAGCCTGATGTCGGCGCCAGCATGGCGGCACAGTGGGTGGCGAACGTGAACGCGAGCAGCAGCGCGTGCGGTCCCCTCCTGCACTCCTCCGGGGCTCAGCTCCTCGCGTGGTACCCGGGCGGCGGCGGCGAGAACCTGTTCTGCTGGTACCTCCCCTCGGGCTGTGCGACCGGCCAGACCGCGGCGAATGCCGCAGTGAACGCCTGGATCGCGAGCCCACCCCACTTCTCCGTGATGCAGCAGTTCAGGAATCGGTATCTCGGCGTGGGTGCGTCGTGCCGGAACGGCACCACGCTGTTCGTCGTCGCGCACTTCCGCTACTAG
- a CDS encoding sigma-70 family RNA polymerase sigma factor translates to MTRTPELTGFCREAWPRLVGALSLYTGDRHVAEELSQEALVRVCERWTEVRAMESPMGWAHRVGFNLASSHYRRRGAERRARQRLGAVVDVTAPPVEAADALALRNAVAALPESQRRALVLRYYVDLPVADVALLMDCPENTVKTHTRRAIESLRGAGLTTDDELRTESKEMHGGE, encoded by the coding sequence GTGACACGAACGCCTGAGCTCACCGGCTTCTGCCGGGAGGCCTGGCCGCGCCTGGTCGGCGCGCTCAGCCTCTACACGGGCGATCGCCACGTTGCCGAAGAGCTGTCCCAGGAGGCGCTCGTGCGGGTGTGCGAACGGTGGACGGAGGTGCGGGCGATGGAATCGCCGATGGGCTGGGCCCATCGGGTCGGGTTCAACCTCGCCAGCTCGCACTACCGCCGCCGCGGGGCTGAACGACGGGCGCGCCAGCGCCTCGGCGCAGTGGTCGACGTGACCGCGCCACCAGTGGAGGCCGCCGATGCGCTCGCGCTGAGAAACGCGGTGGCCGCGCTCCCGGAGTCACAGCGTCGGGCTCTCGTGCTCCGGTACTACGTCGATCTGCCGGTGGCCGACGTCGCGCTGCTCATGGACTGCCCCGAGAACACGGTGAAGACGCATACCCGGCGGGCGATCGAGAGCCTTCGTGGCGCGGGGCTCACGACGGACGACGAGCTACGGACCGAATCGAAGGAGATGCACGGTGGCGAATGA